The following proteins come from a genomic window of Triticum aestivum cultivar Chinese Spring chromosome 6A, IWGSC CS RefSeq v2.1, whole genome shotgun sequence:
- the LOC123127698 gene encoding uncharacterized protein At2g24330 encodes MASTPADGAGEPVEAKGKGKEEGEKKKAGGGVLGRMWRGLFGGREDYEKRLQYLSKEEAAVHARMRRRTQFSRRTVRNIIVLSVIAEAVAVGYAIMMTRDEDLTWQMRAIRVLPMFVLPAIWSVVYSAVVNFTRMLERKDEKTLEKLRAERKAKIDELKERTNYYLTQQLIQKYDLDPAAKAAAASVLASKLGADSGLRVHLGEEPNSDAAVVMSNNAEILPSDGLRNRKQPNARGSRTGSTTAAHTSAQGAESSPALNAGLENVQLTRAVEHYQGSGASDGGWIAKIAALLVGEDPSQSYALICGNCHMHNGLARKEDYPHITYYCPHCHALNTSKNSMGQYSGSNSGPSTPVAPADVISAASSVVESELINLATVQELPKEEHAEKEVEAS; translated from the exons ATGGCTTCCACGCCGGCGGACGGAGCAGGCGAGCCGGTGGAGGCCAAGggcaaggggaaggaggagggggagaagaagaaggcGGGAGGAGGGGTGCTGGGGAGGATGTGGCGCGGCCTCTTCGGCGGCCGCGAGGACTACGAGAAGCGCCTGCAGTACCTGTCCAAGGAGGAGGCCGCCGTGCACGCGCGGATGCGCCGCCGGACCCAGTTCTCCCGCCGCACCGTCCGCAACATCATCGTCCTCTCCGTCATCGCCGAG GCTGTGGCTGTTGGTTATGCTATCATGATGACAAGAGACGAAGATCTCACTTGGCAAATGAGGGCAATTCGAGTGCTGCCTATGTTTGTTTTGCCTGCCATATGGTCTGTGGTATATTCAGCAGTCGTAAACTTCACAAGGATGC TTGAACGGAAAGATGAGAAAACACTTGAAAAGTTGAGAGCTGAAAGGAAAGCCAAGATTGATGAACTGAAAGAACGGACGAATTATTACCTTACCCAACAACTTATCCAG AAATATGATCTTGATCCAGCTGCAAAAGCTGCTGCAGCTTCGGTTTTGGCATCTAAGCTGGGAGCGGATTCTGGCTTAAGAGTACATCTTGGGGAAGAACCAAATTCTGATGCAGCAGTGGTTATGAGCAACAATGCTGAGATATTGCCATCAGATGGGCTGAGAAACAGGAAGCAACCCAATGCAAGAGGCAGCAGGACTGGTAGCACTACAGCTGCTCATACTTCGGCACAAGGTGCTGAATCTAGCCCAGCTCTTAATGCTGGCCTGGAAAACGTACAGCTTACAAGGGCTGTAGAACATTATCAAGGCTCTGGGGCAAGTGATGGTGGATGGATTGCAAAAATCGCTGCCTTACTTGTTGGGGAGGACCCGTCACAGTCGTACGCTTTGATCTGCGGCAATTGCCATATGCATAATG GCTTGGCCCGGAAGGAAGATTACCCACACATTACATACTATTGCCCACATTGTCATGCTCTAAACACATCAAAGAACTCGATGGGGCAATACTCAGGCTCCAACTCAGGCCCATCGACCCCAGTTGCTCCTGCTGATGTGATATCTGCTGCCAGCTCAGTAGTAGAGAGTGAATTGATTAACTTGGCTACAGTGCAGGAGTTGCCAAAGGAAGAACACGCGGAGAAGGAAGTGGAGGCAAGTTGA